One segment of Glandiceps talaboti chromosome 21, keGlaTala1.1, whole genome shotgun sequence DNA contains the following:
- the LOC144451472 gene encoding uncharacterized protein LOC144451472, giving the protein MNSLLILLSIACVFVIVVAAEEERAKRSFNRQETEAHHISKRRSQPCFDYHLDPIGFYCRGAGKRKSLADNKRFSKKAIIDFAAGPLDTIGKKAYPDFGVGGFDTIGKKARPDFGVGGFDTLGKKASPDFGVGGFDTIGKKARPDFGVGGFDTLGKKASPDFGVGGFDTIGKKARPDFGVGGFDTLGKKAYPDFGVGGFDTIGKKARPDFGVGGFDTLGKKASPDFGVGGFDTIGKKARPDFGVGGFDTLGKKASPDFGVGGFDTIGKKARPDFGVGGFDTLGKKASPDFGVGGFDTIGKKARPDFGVGGFDTLGKRVRPDFGVGGFDTLGKKASPDFGVGGFDTIGKKARPDFGVGGFDTLGKKASPDFGVGGFDTIGKKARPDFGVGGFDTLGKREDEK; this is encoded by the coding sequence AAGAGAAGCTTCAACAGACAAGAAACAGAGGCTCATCACATAAGCAAACGGCGGTCACAGCCGTGTTTTGATTATCACTTAGACCCCATAGGCTTTTACTGTAGAGGTGCTGGGAAAAGAAAGAGTTTAGCCGACAATAAGCGTTTCAGCAAAAAAGCAATTATCGATTTTGCTGCTGGTCCGCTTGATACTATTGGCAAAAAAGCATACCCAGACTTCGGAGTTGGCGGTTTTGACACAATTGGAAAGAAAGCAAGACCTGATTTTGGAGTGGGTGGATTCGATACTCTTGGCAAAAAAGCATCCCCAGATTTCGGAGTAGGCGGTTTCGATACAATTGGGAAAAAAGCAAGACCTGATTTTGGAGTTGGTGGATTCGACACACTTGGCAAAAAAGCATCCCCAGATTTCGGAGTTGGCGGTTTCGATACAATTGGAAAGAAAGCAAGACCTGATTTTGGAGTGGGTGGATTCGATACTCTCGGCAAAAAAGCATACCCAGATTTCGGAGTTGGCGGTTTCGACACAATTGGAAAGAAAGCAAGACCTGATTTTGGAGTTGGTGGATTCGACACACTTGGCAAAAAAGCATCCCCGGACTTCGGAGTTGGCGGTTTCGACACAATTGGAAAGAAAGCAAGACCTGATTTTGGAGTTGGTGGATTCGACACACTTGGCAAAAAAGCATCCCCAGATTTCGGAGTTGGCGGTTTCGACACAATTGGAAAGAAAGCGAGACCTGATTTTGGAGTGGGCGGATTCGATACTCTCGGCAAAAAAGCTTCTCCAGACTTCGGAGTTGGTGGTTTCGACACAATTGGAAAGAAAGCAAGACCTGATTTTGGAGTTGGTGGATTCGACACACTTGGAAAGAGAGTAAGACCTGATTTCGGAGTTGGTGGATTCGACACACTTGGCAAAAAAGCATCCCCTGACTTCGGAGTTGGCGGTTTCGACACAATTGGAAAGAAAGCAAGACCTGATTTTGGAGTTGGTGGATTCGATACTCTTGGCAAAAAAGCTTCCCCAGATTTCGGAGTTGGCGGTTTCGACACAATTGGAAAGAAAGCAAGACCTGATTTCGGAGTTGGTGGATTCGATACTCTCGGCAAACGCGAGGACGAAAAGTAG